Proteins from a genomic interval of Clostridium sp. M62/1:
- the drmB gene encoding DUF1998 domain-containing protein, with the protein MDVRSIEKIRLNSTSHSVRAAQAVLQYGVGAMVDFPSQTLMTAAPEYWEDEVIPIHDERLEKSLGVRYFGMPAGGKNRDGISYARFPEWYFCPKCRRFQPLSKWIAEYNSQTKERDKVNNPDMSRRLRCPRDHVELVVARIITVCEHGHINDFPWVKWTHAKNFGGAKDVCENPCLEFKTSPVASEGLEGLSLRCRTCGAATTLNGAFNEGEFEKLDKKYPGKYNFTCDGGHPWKGVRDKDCGLYPKVLQRGSSSVYFPVTASSLVIPPFSNIINRKIEDSRLYDEFRNAIKTIRTMRGIPTEVMEENILSSVEDYSKKIADNIGCEKGQVKEILERRLLPDNAVNYDTGSIEYRAAEFDALSGRASVEGTKYDDFKRVPTDIARYDIPFVKEISLIEKIREVQVLLGFSRMEPFPASMIGTKSDRFVSAKEKETEWYPGYNVYGEGIFIEFDNDVINAWRSGNTALEKRVRILQENYNNSFLGSQHPRRITGKFLLLHTMSHLLIKQLSFECGYNISSLKERIYCGEASEGKEMAGILIYTASGDSEGTLGGLVRQGRYDTFPRIYKKAVESAVTCSNDPICLLSSGQGRDSLNLSACYSCGLLPETCCEEFNVFLDRGVIVGTYENRKLGFFREQLYENAGWKACEGNLSDKRMEENNPEFGSLIMVAGTDMREEDWSSVLSDIFQFAETDGEREFSRRLTENGLLRGREMPFRDVKFTLSGNATEWECDYCWPEQKILYFSYGQEPGRDAASAAGMKCIYGPDGYTEKAEKIIKGMK; encoded by the coding sequence ATGGACGTAAGGTCAATTGAAAAAATCAGGCTTAATTCAACATCGCACTCGGTACGTGCCGCACAGGCGGTACTGCAGTACGGCGTTGGCGCGATGGTGGATTTTCCGTCACAGACTTTGATGACCGCGGCACCGGAATACTGGGAGGATGAGGTTATCCCAATTCACGATGAACGTCTGGAAAAATCCCTCGGAGTGCGGTATTTTGGGATGCCGGCCGGAGGCAAGAATCGTGACGGAATTTCATATGCCCGTTTTCCCGAATGGTATTTTTGCCCGAAATGCCGCCGATTTCAACCGCTTTCGAAATGGATTGCGGAGTATAACAGTCAGACGAAGGAAAGGGATAAAGTTAACAATCCCGATATGAGCCGCAGGCTGAGATGCCCGAGGGATCATGTGGAGCTGGTGGTGGCAAGAATCATTACGGTTTGCGAGCATGGACATATAAATGATTTTCCGTGGGTAAAATGGACACATGCCAAAAATTTCGGCGGGGCTAAGGATGTCTGTGAGAATCCCTGCCTGGAGTTTAAAACCAGTCCCGTAGCTTCGGAAGGCCTGGAAGGCCTCAGTTTAAGGTGCAGAACCTGCGGTGCCGCAACAACCCTGAACGGTGCATTTAATGAAGGGGAATTCGAAAAACTGGATAAAAAGTATCCTGGAAAATACAATTTTACGTGTGACGGAGGACATCCGTGGAAAGGGGTAAGGGATAAAGACTGCGGCTTGTATCCAAAGGTGCTTCAGAGGGGAAGCTCATCGGTATATTTCCCGGTAACCGCGAGTTCCCTTGTGATTCCACCGTTTTCAAATATAATTAATCGAAAAATCGAGGATAGCAGGCTGTACGATGAATTCAGAAATGCAATAAAAACGATAAGGACCATGAGGGGAATACCCACTGAGGTGATGGAAGAGAACATTTTGTCAAGTGTTGAAGACTACTCAAAAAAGATAGCCGACAATATTGGCTGCGAGAAAGGACAGGTAAAAGAAATTCTTGAACGCCGCCTGCTTCCGGACAATGCGGTTAACTATGATACGGGAAGCATTGAATACCGCGCGGCCGAATTTGACGCGCTTTCCGGGAGAGCATCCGTGGAGGGCACGAAATATGATGACTTTAAGCGCGTGCCGACGGATATTGCCCGATATGACATCCCATTTGTAAAGGAGATCTCCCTTATAGAAAAAATACGGGAAGTTCAGGTGCTGTTGGGATTTTCAAGAATGGAGCCATTCCCCGCATCAATGATAGGAACAAAATCCGACAGGTTTGTTTCCGCAAAAGAGAAAGAGACGGAATGGTATCCGGGGTATAACGTGTACGGTGAGGGTATTTTCATTGAATTTGATAATGACGTGATAAATGCGTGGCGCAGTGGAAATACAGCCCTGGAAAAGCGTGTGCGGATTCTTCAGGAAAACTATAATAATTCTTTTCTTGGAAGTCAGCATCCAAGGAGAATTACCGGAAAATTCCTCTTGCTGCACACAATGTCTCATTTGCTTATCAAGCAGTTAAGTTTTGAATGCGGGTACAATATATCCTCGCTGAAGGAACGAATTTATTGCGGAGAGGCGTCTGAGGGAAAAGAAATGGCCGGGATTTTGATTTATACTGCCAGCGGGGATTCGGAGGGAACACTTGGAGGCCTTGTACGGCAGGGAAGGTATGACACGTTTCCGCGGATATATAAAAAAGCAGTGGAATCCGCCGTCACATGTTCCAATGATCCGATTTGTCTGCTCAGCAGCGGACAGGGAAGGGATTCTCTGAATCTTTCCGCATGTTATTCCTGCGGACTTTTACCGGAAACCTGCTGCGAGGAATTCAATGTGTTCCTTGACAGGGGAGTTATTGTGGGAACGTATGAGAACAGGAAACTTGGTTTTTTCCGGGAACAGCTTTATGAAAATGCGGGCTGGAAAGCATGTGAGGGCAATTTGTCAGATAAAAGGATGGAGGAAAATAATCCGGAATTCGGGAGCCTTATCATGGTAGCGGGAACGGATATGAGGGAAGAGGACTGGTCTTCCGTTCTTTCGGATATTTTCCAGTTTGCGGAAACGGACGGAGAGCGTGAATTTAGCAGGCGGCTTACCGAGAATGGTCTGCTCAGAGGAAGAGAAATGCCGTTTCGCGATGTGAAATTTACCCTGTCAGGAAACGCAACTGAATGGGAGTGTGATTACTGTTGGCCTGAACAGAAAATTTTGTATTTTTCTTACGGTCAGGAGCCGGGGAGGGATGCTGCGTCTGCAGCCGGAATGAAATGCATTTATGGTCCTGACGGATATACGGAGAAAGCGGAGAAGATTATTAAGGGGATGAAATGA
- a CDS encoding very short patch repair endonuclease, producing MKSNVSVERSENMRRIRSKNTKIEIALRKALWHKGYRYRKNYEALPGKPDIVLTKQKIAIFCDSEFFHGKDWEILKPQLEHGKNGEFWIKKISRNRERDDEVNKQLLFLGWTVIRFWGKDIIKNTDECVKVVEEVIFDNMIAQNSVPEYWPEEEK from the coding sequence ATGAAAAGTAACGTAAGTGTTGAACGCAGTGAAAACATGCGCCGTATCCGCTCGAAAAACACAAAAATTGAAATAGCCCTTCGAAAGGCGCTTTGGCACAAAGGGTACAGATACAGAAAAAACTATGAAGCCTTGCCGGGAAAGCCTGATATTGTCCTTACGAAACAGAAAATTGCAATATTTTGTGACAGTGAGTTCTTTCACGGAAAAGATTGGGAGATCCTGAAACCACAGCTGGAGCATGGAAAGAACGGAGAATTTTGGATAAAAAAAATTTCCAGAAACAGAGAACGTGATGATGAGGTCAATAAACAGCTGCTGTTTCTCGGATGGACGGTTATAAGATTTTGGGGAAAGGATATTATAAAAAATACGGATGAATGCGTAAAAGTAGTGGAGGAAGTGATATTTGATAACATGATTGCACAGAATTCAGTGCCGGAATATTGGCCGGAAGAAGAGAAATAA
- a CDS encoding DUF5301 domain-containing protein, with amino-acid sequence MSHGLKKGFIGMMWMACVAVISACSPSPAAEPAVLPPEEQVRTVSVERDGVAADCGNREQIGELLSILADMEPTNLQSVQDVPQADAYTSIHFEDTEGRVYTIFYYETEGTDYVEQSYQGIYKPAPALGELLDSLLKSGEAPLNDRIPMVMAGGAMYYDTGRESTVTGRCGVMDGEITSAVERTEVPSENNQSNFGTGYGYQWGPEEGTLEVCMDGKWLVFERRYVDDNRVYFAGRWHDKSGLSEDTLRWLAWYNGLSEEEQACISAVPADLLDESGISRTEETDAQAD; translated from the coding sequence ATGAGTCATGGATTAAAAAAAGGATTTATCGGAATGATGTGGATGGCTTGTGTGGCAGTAATCTCCGCCTGCAGTCCGTCTCCCGCGGCGGAACCTGCCGTGCTGCCGCCGGAGGAACAGGTGCGGACGGTTTCCGTGGAGCGGGATGGAGTGGCTGCGGACTGCGGGAACCGGGAACAGATCGGCGAACTGCTTTCCATTCTGGCGGACATGGAACCAACAAACCTGCAGTCTGTGCAGGATGTCCCGCAGGCGGATGCATATACATCCATTCATTTTGAAGATACCGAAGGCCGTGTTTACACGATTTTCTATTACGAAACGGAAGGCACGGATTATGTGGAGCAGTCCTACCAGGGGATCTACAAGCCGGCCCCAGCCCTTGGCGAGCTTTTGGACAGTCTGCTGAAATCAGGGGAAGCGCCGCTAAATGACAGGATTCCCATGGTTATGGCGGGCGGGGCGATGTATTATGACACCGGAAGGGAAAGCACGGTTACGGGCCGATGCGGCGTCATGGACGGCGAGATCACATCTGCGGTGGAGCGGACGGAAGTGCCGTCTGAAAACAACCAGTCCAATTTCGGCACCGGGTATGGATATCAGTGGGGGCCGGAGGAAGGAACCCTGGAAGTGTGCATGGATGGCAAATGGCTGGTATTTGAGCGGCGGTACGTGGACGACAATCGGGTTTATTTTGCGGGAAGATGGCATGATAAAAGCGGACTGTCGGAGGATACCCTCCGGTGGCTTGCGTGGTATAATGGTTTAAGTGAAGAAGAGCAGGCGTGCATCAGTGCCGTCCCGGCGGATCTGCTGGATGAAAGCGGAATTTCCAGGACAGAGGAAACGGATGCGCAGGCGGACTGA
- a CDS encoding NERD domain-containing protein: MAVMIPEKPNRFHPGSLEDVMFEALKRLPDEYTVFHSFRITRIKDGTVYESETDFVIFHRKQGVLCLEAKAGAVTYHGGRWFYGNGEPMHNGGPFNQAASNKWKLIELIGNSRLRYLADRIKFLHGVWLPSLSAEQIDSIPMPPEGDRAIVFGAEALDNPLPYIEALFSLNVRSGIITNLTENESERLIMEILCPEFNVFPSANFDTDLKHRAFYRMLNEQAGILNFLSEQRTAVINGAAGTGKTLIAVEKARRHAAAGGHVLFLCYNAELKKHLISCYGHCMIDFMTLDGYVCRLCGTASADYGMAEKKLKDYAAFGSFPYKHVIVDEGQDFGRDAIEETGILRLLHDAVMAVSDHDSSFYVFYDRLQTVQADKIPEFIREADCKLTLHRNCRNTENVCRTSMSLIRQDINTLFLNSIAGKIPRLHFCAASVPQIKIVDGIIDELKEAGIENIVILTLETERDSFMGNYAAFGTYGGCRFTTCRKFKGLEADAVILVDFTEQTVLKNTLLFYVGASRARLRLEVVTDMDNAACSRFMKNAVGQREFRRPMREFASLLNCTAILHH, encoded by the coding sequence ATGGCGGTAATGATTCCCGAAAAACCGAACAGATTTCATCCCGGAAGTCTGGAGGATGTGATGTTTGAAGCTCTTAAAAGGCTTCCGGATGAATACACGGTTTTTCATTCTTTCAGAATTACCAGGATAAAAGATGGGACCGTTTATGAAAGTGAGACGGATTTTGTAATTTTTCACAGGAAGCAGGGAGTTCTTTGCCTGGAAGCAAAAGCGGGAGCCGTCACGTATCATGGCGGACGGTGGTTCTATGGAAACGGTGAGCCAATGCATAACGGTGGTCCGTTTAATCAGGCGGCTTCAAATAAATGGAAGCTGATTGAGCTTATCGGGAACAGTCGGCTCCGCTATCTTGCGGATCGCATAAAGTTTTTGCACGGAGTATGGCTGCCGTCACTTTCAGCAGAGCAGATAGACTCCATTCCCATGCCGCCGGAGGGTGACCGTGCAATTGTGTTTGGTGCCGAAGCGCTTGATAATCCGCTTCCCTATATAGAGGCACTGTTTTCATTGAATGTCCGATCAGGGATTATTACCAATTTAACTGAAAATGAGTCTGAAAGGCTTATCATGGAAATATTATGCCCTGAATTCAATGTATTTCCTTCCGCCAATTTTGATACGGATTTGAAACACAGGGCCTTTTACAGGATGCTGAATGAACAGGCGGGCATTCTTAATTTTCTTTCCGAACAGAGGACGGCCGTCATTAACGGAGCCGCTGGAACGGGAAAGACCCTTATTGCGGTGGAAAAGGCACGTCGTCATGCCGCTGCAGGCGGACATGTCCTTTTTCTTTGCTACAACGCAGAACTTAAAAAACATCTGATCTCCTGCTATGGACATTGCATGATCGATTTCATGACTCTGGACGGTTATGTGTGCAGACTTTGCGGAACGGCCAGTGCCGATTATGGAATGGCCGAAAAAAAACTGAAGGATTATGCCGCTTTCGGAAGCTTTCCGTATAAACATGTTATTGTGGACGAGGGACAGGATTTTGGTAGGGATGCCATTGAAGAGACGGGAATTCTTCGACTGCTTCATGATGCTGTTATGGCTGTATCGGATCATGATTCTTCATTTTATGTATTCTACGACAGGCTCCAGACAGTTCAAGCCGATAAAATTCCAGAGTTTATCAGGGAAGCGGACTGTAAGTTGACCTTGCATCGCAACTGCCGGAATACGGAGAATGTATGCAGGACGTCCATGAGTTTGATCCGGCAGGATATTAATACGCTTTTTCTTAACAGTATTGCAGGGAAAATTCCCAGGTTGCATTTCTGTGCGGCTTCAGTTCCGCAAATAAAAATTGTGGATGGCATAATAGATGAATTGAAGGAAGCCGGGATTGAGAACATTGTAATTTTGACGCTTGAAACGGAAAGGGACAGCTTCATGGGAAACTATGCGGCCTTCGGAACGTATGGAGGTTGCCGTTTTACAACTTGTAGAAAATTCAAGGGGCTTGAAGCAGATGCCGTAATACTGGTGGATTTTACGGAGCAAACAGTTTTGAAGAACACTCTTCTTTTTTATGTAGGCGCATCCAGAGCCCGTTTGCGTCTTGAAGTGGTGACGGATATGGATAATGCTGCATGTAGCCGTTTTATGAAAAACGCAGTGGGACAAAGGGAATTCAGAAGACCCATGAGAGAATTTGCTTCACTTCTTAACTGTACCGCTATTCTGCATCATTGA
- a CDS encoding helix-turn-helix domain-containing protein translates to MYEDLFYKRLAELRANKGVSARDMSLSIGQSAGYINALENRNGFPSMQVFFYICEYLGVTPAEFFEEGNRYPGEYQEILADLKHLDQASLQNVKAIVKGLAHKDK, encoded by the coding sequence ATGTATGAAGATTTATTTTACAAACGGCTGGCAGAATTGAGAGCGAATAAAGGCGTATCAGCACGGGACATGAGCCTGTCCATCGGGCAGAGTGCCGGTTACATTAATGCGCTCGAAAATCGGAACGGCTTCCCGTCCATGCAGGTTTTCTTTTATATCTGCGAATACCTTGGCGTCACTCCTGCGGAATTTTTTGAGGAAGGAAACCGGTATCCCGGTGAGTACCAGGAAATTCTGGCGGACTTGAAGCATCTCGATCAGGCCAGCCTTCAGAATGTGAAGGCAATCGTTAAGGGACTGGCGCATAAGGATAAATAG
- a CDS encoding DnaB-like helicase C-terminal domain-containing protein, producing MTNDDLTVFRERNTRKRLSNAAALIGKADDAVFEACRPTGYAELDRCLGGGLTAGLHCLGAVPSLGKSTYVMQMAEQMAAEGTHVIVISLEMKPVDLAAKAVSRQLYMDWHETSAGLLKTSGELRSRTAVIKLTGREWMAVEEAAGKVEKRSRTITVEECGAKAWTAEDIAQYVEKYISAFGVIPVVIVDYLQILAAPEGKGSLTDKQAVDESLRVLKSLSDSRKLPVVLISSLNRESYDQPVSLRSYKDTGSIEYSCDTVLGMQYRGVGARDFDVFQAQGQNPRELEVCVLKQRYGAVGIRIPYRFYPAYSCFEELPSARSGKQPKGSKRQAQDDGILEV from the coding sequence ATGACTAACGATGACTTAACTGTTTTCCGCGAACGGAATACGCGGAAGCGTCTGTCCAATGCGGCGGCGCTGATTGGGAAGGCGGATGACGCCGTATTTGAAGCCTGCCGCCCGACCGGATACGCGGAACTGGACAGGTGCCTTGGCGGCGGACTGACTGCCGGACTTCACTGTCTTGGCGCGGTCCCGTCCTTGGGAAAATCAACCTATGTGATGCAGATGGCGGAACAAATGGCAGCAGAGGGGACCCATGTGATTGTGATTTCCCTGGAAATGAAGCCCGTGGATCTGGCGGCAAAGGCTGTCAGCAGGCAGCTTTACATGGACTGGCATGAAACATCCGCAGGTCTGTTAAAGACATCCGGCGAGCTGAGAAGCCGCACGGCCGTTATAAAGCTTACGGGCCGCGAATGGATGGCCGTGGAAGAAGCCGCCGGGAAAGTGGAAAAGCGCAGCCGTACCATCACGGTGGAAGAATGCGGGGCCAAGGCATGGACCGCGGAGGACATCGCACAGTATGTGGAAAAATACATATCCGCATTTGGGGTTATCCCGGTGGTCATCGTGGACTACCTGCAGATCCTTGCCGCGCCGGAAGGAAAGGGCAGCCTTACCGACAAGCAGGCAGTGGATGAAAGCCTACGTGTGCTTAAGTCCCTGAGTGATTCCAGGAAACTGCCGGTTGTCCTGATCAGCAGCCTCAACCGGGAAAGCTACGACCAGCCGGTATCCCTCCGATCGTATAAGGATACCGGGAGCATTGAATATTCCTGCGATACCGTGCTGGGGATGCAGTACAGGGGTGTCGGGGCCAGGGACTTTGATGTTTTTCAGGCACAGGGGCAGAACCCGCGGGAACTGGAGGTCTGCGTACTGAAACAGAGATACGGGGCTGTCGGGATCCGCATCCCTTACAGGTTCTATCCCGCTTACAGCTGTTTTGAGGAACTTCCGTCTGCGCGGAGCGGAAAGCAGCCCAAAGGCTCCAAAAGACAAGCGCAGGATGACGGGATACTGGAAGTTTAA
- a CDS encoding helicase-related protein gives MMSVKSEMLGARDEFISLVRNELLGPGSEVSVPDAEHELITTSPEKRYSIGILFPQGNRVKADNGDVDRDSEEDEAADDFEMSDEETVAEPEDNVERKADITEKQDKSDDADDDPDSEDNLDEEVSLAAQNMPSSFGISFFVKGDTDAVRMSVKYGTYRKARLTDCRIPFVLARPDGWAVPEEISSYIVYDNSEKCLKMCRGFNRGEVRKLKERDLLDTDDDHIIDNMYKLADQLKRGHVREPHEYHDVVIRFGNSDYVECAENLDSDLVGITALRREMENGSTSLTIMLVNKRTGYATGENCVFQPELKIDTSDNKFKFIEYAGTADFNILDEEEKSLELQYRNKHVYGTGLGTAVNWNINEKGEGVIRNDFFPEAEVPSMDFNLPENCGVDKRTLSMKYLSDLDDTGKELKIRDLTSLVSSYSAWIDGLCKRIGNLENRFKAVAERNLEGCRAACERMRNGVAILESNDRAWSAFQLANRAMFMQRVQLVIQRKWPSTFPDEKELSGVLKSLDYRTADTEFPEDRYAWRPFQLAFMLLDVASVTSEESRDRSVVDLIWFPTGGGKTEAYLGLTAMTIFYRRLRYPKESAGTSVIMRYTLRLLAAQQFTRASTLICACEVIRKDCCAKNPRYPVYTLGKTPITIGLWIGGDHTPNESKKAKIHLEKLTSATENSLGYAKETHNKFQVLKCPWCGTRMVRETDSKGKIRGEFGYRMRGGNRFELFCTRQSCQFGAGLPVQVVDDELYRDPPTLLFGTVDKFAMLPWNERIGNFFALGNDNRAPELIIQDELHLISGPLGTMVGLYESAVDALCRRKGNVTKIVASTATIRHAVEQCAALYDRDVSQFPAPALDAEDSFFARESKIDYGHEVFGRKYVGLMPSGKTKAMMEIRAMAAMLQKAKDMDLPDEVRDKFWTLTAYYNSLKDLGKAATMVDDDVKDFMKRMCYRLRSSAEVRSIGTADELTSRVTTTQLNHTLDKLEKVCYSTERIKKRMPPYPCNVLLATNMISVGIDVARLNVMLIVGQPKLTSEYIQASSRVGREYPGVAFVMYDGGKSRDRSHYEQFRSYHESFYRHVEPTGATPFSGPSRKRALHAVLIAYIRLSEKLLCGENDAVKFRCEEYGETVNKICDFIAERCADINRRINPYMEDDSEAIRSEMKEILKKWEELAQEAEEGFCYGKKFMLKGPDGPGQRLMKTFGTFRDDPAFETMTSMRNVDVMVPGSVINWKEGK, from the coding sequence ATGATGAGTGTTAAAAGTGAGATGCTTGGCGCAAGGGATGAATTTATCTCCCTGGTAAGAAATGAACTGCTGGGTCCCGGTTCCGAGGTTTCCGTTCCGGATGCGGAACATGAACTGATAACCACCTCTCCGGAAAAAAGATATTCCATAGGAATACTCTTTCCCCAGGGAAACAGGGTAAAAGCGGATAACGGGGATGTTGACCGCGATTCCGAGGAGGATGAAGCAGCAGATGATTTTGAAATGAGTGACGAGGAAACCGTGGCAGAACCGGAAGACAATGTTGAAAGAAAAGCGGACATAACGGAAAAACAGGACAAAAGTGATGATGCGGATGATGACCCCGATTCGGAGGACAATCTGGATGAGGAAGTAAGCCTTGCGGCCCAAAACATGCCGTCTTCCTTTGGAATTTCCTTTTTTGTTAAGGGCGACACGGATGCTGTACGAATGTCCGTTAAATATGGTACATACAGGAAAGCGCGGCTGACGGACTGCAGGATTCCATTTGTTCTTGCACGGCCGGACGGTTGGGCCGTACCCGAAGAGATATCATCATACATTGTTTATGATAATTCTGAAAAGTGTCTGAAAATGTGCAGGGGGTTTAACCGGGGAGAAGTAAGAAAACTGAAGGAACGGGATCTTTTGGACACGGATGACGATCATATCATCGATAATATGTATAAACTTGCGGATCAACTGAAAAGAGGACATGTCAGGGAGCCGCACGAATATCATGATGTTGTTATCCGGTTTGGAAACTCTGATTATGTGGAATGTGCGGAAAATCTGGATTCGGATCTGGTAGGCATTACCGCCCTTCGGAGGGAAATGGAGAACGGAAGTACATCCCTTACGATCATGCTGGTAAACAAGAGAACGGGATATGCCACGGGTGAGAACTGCGTATTTCAGCCGGAACTTAAGATTGACACATCCGACAATAAGTTTAAATTTATTGAATATGCCGGAACTGCCGACTTTAATATTCTTGATGAGGAAGAAAAGTCCCTGGAACTGCAATACAGAAACAAACATGTGTACGGAACCGGTCTTGGGACGGCCGTAAATTGGAATATTAACGAAAAGGGAGAGGGGGTCATCAGAAATGACTTTTTCCCGGAGGCGGAGGTGCCGTCAATGGACTTTAATCTCCCTGAAAACTGCGGGGTTGACAAGAGAACACTGTCCATGAAGTATCTTTCCGATCTTGACGATACCGGCAAAGAACTGAAAATAAGAGATTTAACAAGTCTTGTGAGCTCCTATTCAGCATGGATTGACGGACTTTGCAAGCGCATAGGAAATCTGGAGAATCGATTTAAGGCGGTGGCAGAGAGAAATCTTGAAGGATGTCGTGCTGCATGCGAAAGGATGCGGAACGGAGTTGCCATACTTGAGAGCAACGACAGGGCATGGAGCGCATTTCAGCTGGCAAACCGGGCAATGTTTATGCAGAGGGTTCAGCTTGTCATACAGAGAAAATGGCCGTCAACCTTCCCGGATGAGAAGGAATTGTCCGGTGTACTGAAAAGCTTGGATTACCGAACTGCAGATACGGAATTCCCGGAAGACAGGTATGCATGGAGACCGTTTCAGCTTGCATTTATGCTCCTTGATGTTGCATCGGTTACCAGCGAGGAATCAAGGGACAGATCCGTGGTGGATCTGATATGGTTTCCTACCGGAGGAGGAAAGACGGAAGCATATCTCGGTCTTACTGCAATGACAATTTTTTACAGACGTCTGCGTTATCCGAAGGAGAGTGCCGGAACATCGGTCATTATGAGATATACGCTCAGACTTCTTGCCGCTCAGCAGTTTACCAGGGCTTCAACACTGATCTGTGCATGTGAAGTAATCAGAAAGGATTGCTGTGCGAAAAATCCGCGTTACCCGGTATATACGCTGGGAAAGACACCGATTACAATAGGACTTTGGATCGGCGGGGATCATACGCCGAATGAGTCGAAAAAGGCAAAAATACATTTGGAAAAATTAACTTCCGCGACGGAGAACAGCCTGGGATATGCCAAGGAGACTCATAATAAGTTTCAGGTTCTGAAATGTCCATGGTGTGGGACGAGGATGGTAAGGGAAACGGATTCAAAGGGGAAAATCCGGGGCGAATTCGGTTACAGAATGCGTGGTGGAAACAGATTTGAGCTTTTCTGCACGAGACAGAGCTGCCAATTCGGAGCTGGACTCCCGGTTCAGGTTGTGGATGATGAACTTTACAGGGATCCGCCGACGCTGCTTTTTGGAACCGTTGATAAGTTTGCCATGCTTCCTTGGAATGAAAGGATCGGGAATTTCTTTGCGCTTGGAAATGACAACAGGGCTCCAGAGCTTATCATACAGGACGAGCTGCATCTTATATCCGGACCCTTGGGAACAATGGTGGGACTTTACGAGAGCGCCGTAGACGCCCTTTGCCGCCGGAAAGGAAATGTCACGAAAATCGTGGCATCGACTGCAACGATCAGGCATGCGGTTGAGCAATGCGCGGCTCTGTACGACCGGGATGTCAGCCAGTTTCCGGCTCCGGCGCTTGATGCGGAGGATTCATTTTTTGCCAGGGAATCCAAAATTGATTACGGGCATGAGGTGTTCGGGAGAAAATACGTCGGACTTATGCCTTCGGGAAAGACAAAGGCCATGATGGAAATCAGGGCCATGGCGGCAATGCTCCAAAAAGCAAAGGACATGGATCTGCCGGATGAGGTTAGAGATAAATTCTGGACGTTGACTGCCTATTACAACAGTCTTAAGGATCTTGGAAAAGCCGCAACGATGGTGGATGATGACGTTAAGGACTTCATGAAGAGAATGTGTTATCGCCTCCGCTCCAGTGCAGAGGTAAGAAGCATTGGAACGGCCGATGAGTTGACAAGCCGTGTGACCACAACGCAGTTGAATCATACTCTGGACAAGCTGGAAAAGGTATGTTATTCGACGGAGCGCATAAAAAAACGTATGCCGCCGTATCCATGCAATGTTCTTCTTGCAACGAACATGATTTCAGTCGGAATAGATGTGGCCCGGCTGAACGTAATGCTGATTGTCGGACAGCCAAAACTTACGAGTGAGTACATTCAGGCATCCAGCCGCGTGGGACGCGAATATCCCGGTGTGGCATTTGTCATGTATGACGGGGGGAAGAGCAGGGATCGGTCACATTATGAACAGTTTCGTTCCTATCACGAATCCTTTTATCGGCATGTGGAACCGACGGGGGCGACCCCGTTTTCGGGACCGTCAAGGAAGAGAGCCCTTCATGCCGTACTGATTGCATACATAAGGCTTTCCGAAAAGTTATTGTGCGGGGAAAACGATGCGGTCAAATTCCGGTGTGAGGAATACGGCGAAACCGTCAACAAAATCTGTGATTTTATTGCGGAACGCTGTGCGGACATCAATCGGAGGATAAATCCATACATGGAGGATGATTCCGAAGCGATACGTTCGGAAATGAAGGAAATCCTGAAAAAATGGGAGGAACTTGCTCAGGAGGCAGAAGAAGGTTTTTGTTACGGAAAGAAATTTATGTTGAAAGGCCCCGATGGTCCGGGACAACGCCTGATGAAGACATTCGGAACATTCCGTGATGATCCGGCATTTGAGACAATGACTTCCATGAGAAACGTCGATGTCATGGTTCCGGGCAGCGTTATTAATTGGAAGGAGGGAAAATAA